The following are from one region of the Nicotiana tomentosiformis chromosome 7, ASM39032v3, whole genome shotgun sequence genome:
- the LOC138895733 gene encoding uncharacterized protein, which translates to MLKPAFERKRGATLPICYECDISGHIQRDCRSSRQSVGRCTIQRASSIATTSTTPPPARGTLAHVGWGAARGGSQSSGGPSWFYAIRGRQSSEASPDVVTYILTVQSHDVYALIDPSFTLSYVTPYVALEFGIEPEQHHEQFFISTQVGESIMAARVCRDCVVMVRCRDTMADLIELGMVDFDVIMGMDWLYSCFAKIDCRTRTIRFEFPNESIIEWKGDDVVLKGRFISYLKAAKMINKGCIYHLARVTDTDVEAPTLESVPAVN; encoded by the coding sequence atgttgaAACCCGCTTTCGAGAGAAAACGGGGTGCGACACTACCCATATGCTATGAGTGCGATATTAGTGGTCACATTCAAAGGGATTGTCGTTCATCCCGCCAAAGTGTGGGCAGGTGTACAATACAGCGAGCCAGTTctatagctactacatccacaacacctcctccagctcgaggcactctagCACATGTAGGGTggggtgcagctaggggtggatcacagagttcaggaggacccagttGGTTCTATGCTATAAGGGGTCGCCAGAGTTCAGAGGcctctccagatgttgtcacatatatattgactgtccaatctcatgacgtatatgctcttattgatcccagtttcactttgtcatatgtcactccttatgttgctctAGAGttcgggatagaaccggaacaacatCATGAGCAGTTCTTTATATCTACTCaagttggtgagtctattatggCTGCACGGGTTtgtagggattgtgttgtcatggtgcgtTGTCGAGACACCATggctgatctcattgaattggggatggttgattttgatgtgataatggggatggactggctttattcatgttttgctaagattgattgccgaaccagaaccattaggtttgaatttccaaatgagtcaatTATTGAGTGGAAAGGGGATGATGTAGtgctgaagggtaggtttatttcttaccttaaggcagcaaagatgatcaacaagggatgtatttaccatttggctCGAGTGACAGACActgatgttgaggcacctacacttgagtctgtgccagcTGTGAACTAA